Proteins from a single region of Thermotoga maritima MSB8:
- a CDS encoding GmrSD restriction endonuclease domain-containing protein, which produces MNGLLFKKVDYSVGGLLENIDSGEIGLPDIQRPFVWDTTRVRDLFDSMYRGYPIGTLLFWENGFPGEHRTIGTGPKKKVPRLLVVDGQQRLTALYSVMKGVPIVDKNFRQRRLRIAFNPLEEKFEVTNTSIERDPTWISDISILWQEGFALYDFISSFMKRLEERRGLTEEERQRIPRSIQKLVNLVNYPMTALEISASATEEQVSEIFVRINSRGRTLNQADFILTLMSVFWDEGRKQLEEFCRRAKNPPSDNRPSPYNPYFKPQPDQLLRVDVVLAFRRARLEYVYSILRGKDLQTGEFSPERRDEQFDRLEKAQKEVLNLQNWHDFLKVIKRAGYIHHSLITSEMALVYTYSLWLIGKQDFGLDQHTLRDLMARWFFMSSLTSRYSSSAETRMEQDLTLIRGCSSSEEFVRTLEQEISAVLTNDYWNVTLPNELATASARNPGQYAFFAALCLLDAPVLYSSMKVRDLLDPTSQSHRSALERHHLFPRKYLEKLGIKDNHDINQVANFALVEWHDNVEIGDRPPSDYAPEYERRFPPDKLTEMYWYHALPEGWYNMDYWTFLEERRRRMAEIIRKGFESLK; this is translated from the coding sequence GTGAACGGTCTTTTGTTCAAGAAGGTAGATTACAGTGTAGGTGGACTGTTAGAGAATATCGATAGCGGTGAAATAGGTCTTCCTGATATTCAACGGCCCTTCGTCTGGGATACAACGCGTGTGCGTGATCTGTTTGATTCTATGTACCGTGGCTATCCTATTGGAACTCTTCTTTTCTGGGAAAATGGTTTCCCTGGTGAACACCGCACTATCGGGACAGGCCCCAAGAAGAAAGTGCCTCGCCTGCTCGTTGTAGATGGTCAACAGCGACTCACTGCCCTTTACTCCGTAATGAAGGGTGTTCCCATCGTAGACAAGAACTTTCGACAACGGCGCTTGAGAATAGCCTTCAATCCGTTGGAAGAAAAATTCGAGGTCACCAATACATCTATTGAACGAGATCCTACCTGGATATCTGATATCAGTATCCTGTGGCAGGAAGGTTTCGCGCTGTACGATTTTATCTCCAGTTTCATGAAGAGATTGGAAGAACGGCGTGGTCTAACCGAAGAGGAACGGCAGCGGATTCCTCGATCCATTCAAAAGCTGGTCAACCTCGTCAATTATCCAATGACCGCTCTGGAAATTTCTGCCAGCGCCACAGAAGAACAGGTTTCTGAGATCTTTGTTCGCATAAACAGCAGAGGTCGTACACTCAATCAGGCCGATTTCATCCTGACGTTGATGTCCGTTTTCTGGGATGAAGGGCGAAAACAACTGGAAGAATTCTGCCGGCGGGCTAAGAATCCACCTTCGGATAATCGTCCTTCACCCTATAACCCATACTTCAAACCCCAGCCAGATCAGCTACTGAGAGTCGATGTAGTACTGGCTTTTCGTCGTGCCCGGTTGGAATACGTTTATTCCATTCTACGGGGCAAGGATCTTCAAACCGGTGAATTCTCACCGGAACGTCGCGACGAACAGTTTGATCGCTTGGAAAAAGCACAGAAAGAAGTTCTCAACCTGCAAAACTGGCACGACTTTTTGAAAGTTATAAAACGTGCCGGATATATTCATCACAGTCTTATTACCTCTGAAATGGCACTGGTCTACACTTACTCCCTCTGGCTCATCGGCAAACAAGACTTTGGTCTGGACCAGCACACCCTTCGCGATTTGATGGCACGATGGTTCTTCATGAGTTCGCTCACCAGCCGTTATTCCTCTTCTGCTGAAACTCGTATGGAACAGGATCTCACATTGATACGAGGCTGTTCCAGTTCAGAAGAGTTCGTTCGGACACTGGAACAGGAAATATCGGCGGTTCTAACAAATGATTACTGGAACGTTACGCTTCCCAACGAATTGGCCACAGCTTCCGCTCGCAACCCGGGACAATATGCCTTTTTCGCAGCTCTCTGTTTGCTCGACGCTCCGGTACTTTATTCATCCATGAAAGTTCGCGATCTGCTCGATCCCACATCACAATCACACAGATCAGCCCTGGAAAGACACCATCTCTTTCCACGCAAATACCTTGAAAAACTGGGCATCAAAGATAACCACGACATAAACCAGGTTGCCAACTTCGCACTAGTAGAATGGCACGACAACGTTGAAATAGGAGATCGCCCTCCCTCAGATTACGCACCCGAGTATGAACGTCGTTTCCCACCCGATAAACTCACAGAAATGTACTGGTACCATGCACTGCCCGAAGGCTGGTACAACATGGATTACTGGACATTTTTGGAGGAACGCCGACGTCGAATGGCAGAAATCATTCGAAAAGGGTTTGAGAGTTTGAAGTGA